The following proteins are encoded in a genomic region of Vibrio sinaloensis:
- a CDS encoding GNAT family N-acetyltransferase, protein MNVQFVLNPPKNIKDVIYSGLKAFNMQHFPSEDIHSLACYAEDENGDFVGGLTGEIFTNTLFVEFLWIDESKRQSGTGSLLMAKVEQEAKKLGVTDLYLDTYTFQAPGFYAKLGFTEVGRYTGFPTQGIDKIFLQKKIPSA, encoded by the coding sequence ATGAATGTTCAGTTCGTTCTCAATCCGCCCAAAAATATCAAAGATGTGATTTACTCTGGCCTTAAAGCATTCAATATGCAGCATTTCCCTAGCGAAGATATTCATAGCCTTGCCTGTTACGCTGAAGATGAAAATGGCGACTTTGTTGGTGGGCTCACAGGGGAGATCTTTACCAATACCTTGTTCGTTGAGTTTCTGTGGATTGATGAGTCTAAACGTCAATCAGGCACGGGATCGCTACTGATGGCAAAGGTCGAGCAAGAGGCCAAAAAACTCGGCGTCACTGACTTGTACCTCGACACCTATACTTTTCAAGCGCCTGGCTTTTACGCCAAACTTGGTTTTACTGAAGTTGGCCGTTACACCGGCTTTCCCACTCAAGGAATCGATAAAATCTTTTTGCAAAAGAAAATTCCTTCAGCTTAG
- a CDS encoding LysE family translocator, which yields MIDISVLPVYLTAVVALLLLPGPDMLLIASSSMSYGRKVGLFASLGNATSGIILTLLAALGVSALIAMSPIALKALHLLGGAYLLKMGWDCLRASGAEAPELGEQRKVATAFYQRALVSNLLNPKALVFFVMFLPQFVSSNINASSGEQMLALGLLLNVLGLAFNLVLVALVGTLGKPLLENAQFRAYQHKFMGLIFVVLAIWMLSSFAS from the coding sequence ATGATAGATATTTCCGTGCTTCCGGTTTATTTGACCGCAGTGGTTGCACTCTTGCTCCTGCCTGGTCCTGATATGTTGTTGATTGCTAGCTCAAGTATGAGTTATGGGCGCAAAGTGGGGCTTTTTGCCAGTTTGGGCAATGCCACGTCTGGCATCATCCTCACTTTGTTAGCCGCGCTAGGGGTATCGGCGCTGATCGCGATGAGCCCGATAGCGCTTAAAGCACTTCACCTTCTCGGTGGTGCCTATCTACTAAAGATGGGTTGGGATTGCCTACGAGCGAGCGGGGCAGAGGCCCCAGAGCTTGGTGAACAGAGAAAAGTGGCGACGGCGTTTTACCAGCGAGCACTGGTGAGTAATCTGCTCAATCCTAAAGCGTTGGTGTTCTTTGTGATGTTCTTACCTCAGTTTGTCTCCAGCAATATCAATGCGAGCTCCGGAGAGCAGATGTTGGCCCTTGGCTTGCTGCTTAATGTATTGGGCTTGGCGTTTAATCTGGTATTGGTGGCGCTGGTCGGGACCTTAGGTAAGCCTTTGCTGGAAAATGCACAGTTTCGCGCCTACCAACATAAGTTCATGGGGCTGATATTTGTTGTTTTGGCGATTTGGATGTTAAGCTCATTTGCGAGCTAA
- a CDS encoding sugar nucleotide-binding protein yields the protein MKKVLMTGLSGSLGPKVAEQFTRRGWTVVEWNHHQISPDNQEQSETFWQEVDVDAVCHMAMGSEQWAQWLAQRSAWKSIPYLFVSTAMVFDAEQNGPYSIFSERNTKEEYGLYKMRSEDAIWAVNPSAMIARIGWQIHDVAVGNNMLAHLDQQQNEKGFITASTAWLPATSHMEDTAIGFLQLIERNEAGLYHLDSNAKQGWSFYQLVCALKQKYAKPWQVIPSNDYQHDQRLHDDRIALPPLSERFDEPRLIKTAGIVGLHWGRTHIPHYRASGVEVTTLCARTQTELEQVCEQEGVSNATTEMVDLNSMDVVTVATPAALHATAIDIISKPFIVCEKPLVGLEGATQSWQIPDKRILVNYAFSQLHTAKRIEQWLKTQRKPCRVNLNSRVNLSGDYSLKQWFVETVSHPVSWLLHCFGAVSQCQVEETVEQLVISLNIGEHSLTVNFCIGGPAGIEHDLEIHSDQRLQSKGYYRVGEKWRFEPTLVDGIAIDSGEYSKTDCWQDANKRSIALMMAMFNKSVDWEFGLSLGAFDCEKAIAIERLFEL from the coding sequence ATGAAAAAAGTATTGATGACCGGGCTCAGCGGAAGCCTAGGCCCAAAAGTTGCTGAGCAGTTTACCCGTCGAGGATGGACCGTCGTTGAATGGAATCACCATCAAATCTCCCCAGACAATCAAGAGCAAAGTGAAACGTTTTGGCAAGAAGTGGATGTAGATGCGGTTTGTCACATGGCGATGGGCAGTGAGCAATGGGCCCAATGGCTCGCGCAACGCAGCGCTTGGAAAAGTATCCCTTATTTGTTTGTCAGTACGGCAATGGTCTTTGATGCTGAGCAAAATGGTCCTTATAGCATTTTTAGCGAACGCAACACCAAAGAAGAGTATGGTTTGTACAAAATGCGCAGCGAAGATGCGATTTGGGCGGTGAACCCAAGTGCTATGATCGCGCGTATAGGCTGGCAGATTCATGATGTCGCTGTTGGCAATAACATGCTAGCTCACCTTGACCAACAGCAGAATGAAAAAGGTTTCATCACGGCAAGTACCGCCTGGCTCCCTGCTACATCACACATGGAAGACACGGCAATCGGCTTTCTACAATTGATCGAAAGAAACGAAGCGGGTTTATATCATCTTGATAGTAATGCCAAGCAGGGTTGGAGCTTTTATCAGTTGGTTTGCGCGCTAAAACAAAAGTACGCGAAACCGTGGCAGGTTATTCCGAGTAATGACTATCAACATGATCAGCGTTTGCATGATGACAGAATCGCCTTACCACCTCTGAGTGAGCGGTTTGATGAACCAAGGTTGATCAAGACCGCTGGTATAGTCGGGTTACATTGGGGGCGGACGCACATTCCACACTATCGTGCTTCTGGAGTAGAAGTCACAACGCTCTGTGCAAGAACGCAAACTGAGTTGGAGCAAGTATGCGAACAAGAAGGCGTTAGCAATGCGACAACCGAAATGGTTGACCTCAATTCGATGGATGTGGTGACGGTCGCAACGCCGGCGGCTTTGCATGCTACTGCGATTGATATCATTTCTAAGCCCTTTATCGTGTGCGAAAAGCCCTTGGTCGGCTTAGAAGGCGCAACACAGTCTTGGCAAATTCCAGACAAACGGATTTTGGTCAACTATGCGTTTAGCCAACTGCACACGGCAAAACGGATCGAGCAGTGGTTAAAGACCCAGCGTAAACCCTGTCGAGTCAATTTGAACTCGAGAGTGAATTTGTCTGGTGACTATTCACTTAAGCAATGGTTTGTTGAAACGGTGAGTCATCCGGTTTCTTGGTTGCTACATTGCTTCGGAGCGGTGAGTCAGTGTCAAGTAGAAGAAACCGTCGAACAGCTAGTTATAAGTTTGAATATTGGTGAACATTCACTGACCGTTAATTTTTGCATCGGCGGTCCTGCGGGAATTGAGCACGATTTAGAAATACATAGTGATCAACGTTTACAGAGTAAAGGATACTACCGAGTAGGTGAAAAATGGCGATTCGAGCCCACTTTAGTGGACGGCATAGCGATTGACTCAGGTGAGTACAGTAAAACAGACTGTTGGCAGGATGCGAATAAGCGAAGCATTGCACTGATGATGGCGATGTTCAATAAAAGCGTCGACTGGGAGTTTGGTCTCAGCCTTGGTGCTTTCGACTGTGAGAAAGCGATCGCTATCGAACGCTTGTTTGAGCTCTAA
- a CDS encoding AraC family transcriptional regulator, producing the protein MTTNSKESASFRLADELGGLELLEAKYTHQNFSRHSHEGYTIGVIEKGAQRFYRTGGNHIAPQDSIILVNADEVHNGQTATEGGWEYKAMYPLPEQFAKLSEGLSSHASIPYFPEPVVYDPELAQQLRLVFDTLAQSDNPLLRETLVYGTLVKLVARHSKTKLDWEPKTRSQRQLLLAKEFLDDFPQANVSLEDLSKLAGLSPYYLTRCFQKEFGLPPHAYQIQARLRVAKQLLRQGMTISDVAQECGFHDQSHFHRHFKKALGFTPKQFAGNG; encoded by the coding sequence GTGACGACAAACAGTAAAGAGTCAGCGAGTTTTCGCCTGGCCGATGAACTCGGAGGGCTTGAGCTACTGGAGGCAAAATACACCCATCAGAATTTTTCGCGTCACAGTCACGAAGGCTACACCATTGGCGTCATCGAGAAAGGCGCACAACGCTTTTATCGCACAGGTGGTAACCATATAGCACCGCAAGATAGCATTATTTTGGTTAACGCTGATGAAGTACATAACGGTCAAACGGCCACCGAGGGCGGCTGGGAATACAAGGCCATGTACCCATTGCCAGAGCAATTCGCCAAGCTTAGTGAAGGGCTCAGTTCTCACGCTTCTATCCCCTATTTTCCTGAGCCTGTGGTTTACGATCCTGAGCTAGCTCAGCAGCTTAGGTTAGTGTTCGACACCCTCGCGCAATCCGACAATCCCTTACTGCGTGAAACCTTGGTGTACGGCACCTTAGTCAAACTGGTCGCAAGACATAGCAAAACCAAGCTTGATTGGGAGCCCAAAACGCGCAGTCAACGTCAGTTGCTCTTGGCCAAGGAGTTTCTTGATGATTTTCCACAAGCCAACGTCAGCCTAGAGGACCTCTCCAAGTTGGCAGGCCTTAGCCCCTATTACTTGACTCGCTGCTTCCAAAAAGAGTTTGGCTTGCCGCCACATGCCTATCAAATTCAGGCAAGATTGCGTGTTGCGAAACAACTACTTCGCCAAGGGATGACGATTTCAGACGTCGCGCAAGAGTGTGGTTTTCATGATCAAAGCCATTTTCATCGCCATTTCAAAAAGGCATTGGGGTTCACGCCTAAGCAATTTGCGGGCAACGGCTAA
- a CDS encoding phospho-sugar mutase → MMDNVTHWLEKDPDPHTREELQHLIDQQALTELEDRFRQRLEFGTAGLRGEVGCGPNRMNRLVIQETAAGLGHYLVQQVADAKNRGVVIGYDGRIDSKQFAHDTACVLTALGIKVFLTHTVAATPIVAFGVKHFNAAAAVVVTASHNPPQYNGFKVYWDNGAQIIPPHDSGIAAEIDIAATKPIPLMSLADAEKQGLLTWLQEDYYQTYRQAMNHNPLLQKRHQPEQVAIAYTAMHGVGAVMAETLLNDAGFTQVYSVKEQREPDGTFPTVNFPNPEEAGAMDKVMALAKQHNADLACANDPDADRFAVAVRKPDGDYQMLTGDQVGALFGHYLLSQTEANKQLVGNTIVSSTLLNKIASAHGAHYYQTLTGFKWLTNVAMQKQSDERQFLFAYEEALGYTIGKQVWDKDGLSALVAFAQLTAELKSQGKSIWDQLEQLYRQHGMYLNAQRSIALDPTSPPIGDKLRAQPPTMIAGRAVEISEDLKSLTKTFADGTTEVINLPASDVLIYHLSGGARVIVRPSGTEPKLKCYYEVIEPFSDSDSLEQVFEKASESMSMLISEHQHSLL, encoded by the coding sequence ATGATGGATAACGTGACCCACTGGTTGGAAAAAGATCCCGATCCGCACACAAGAGAAGAGCTTCAACACCTTATTGATCAACAAGCATTGACCGAATTAGAAGACCGATTCAGACAGCGACTCGAATTTGGTACCGCGGGGTTACGCGGTGAAGTGGGTTGTGGTCCCAATAGAATGAACCGTCTAGTGATCCAAGAAACCGCTGCTGGGCTGGGGCATTATTTAGTGCAGCAAGTCGCCGATGCCAAAAATCGTGGCGTTGTGATTGGCTATGATGGGCGTATCGATTCGAAGCAATTTGCCCACGATACCGCGTGTGTGCTGACCGCGTTGGGGATCAAAGTGTTCCTTACCCACACCGTCGCCGCGACGCCAATCGTCGCCTTTGGGGTCAAACACTTTAATGCAGCCGCCGCGGTTGTTGTCACGGCCAGCCACAATCCACCGCAATACAATGGCTTTAAAGTTTACTGGGACAACGGCGCACAGATAATTCCGCCGCACGATTCCGGTATCGCCGCCGAAATAGACATCGCTGCCACCAAACCGATTCCTTTGATGTCATTGGCTGATGCCGAAAAACAAGGCTTGCTCACTTGGTTACAAGAGGATTACTACCAAACCTATCGCCAAGCGATGAACCACAACCCTTTGCTGCAAAAACGCCATCAACCAGAGCAGGTGGCTATCGCCTATACCGCCATGCATGGTGTCGGTGCCGTTATGGCAGAAACCTTGCTCAATGATGCAGGCTTCACTCAGGTTTACAGTGTAAAAGAGCAGCGCGAGCCGGACGGCACCTTCCCGACTGTCAACTTCCCCAACCCTGAAGAAGCTGGGGCGATGGATAAAGTAATGGCGCTTGCCAAACAGCACAACGCCGATCTCGCTTGCGCGAATGACCCAGACGCAGACCGCTTCGCTGTCGCTGTGCGCAAACCCGATGGTGATTATCAGATGTTAACCGGCGACCAAGTCGGCGCTCTGTTTGGTCATTATCTACTATCGCAAACCGAGGCGAATAAACAATTAGTCGGCAATACCATTGTCTCCTCGACCTTGCTCAACAAAATAGCCTCTGCCCACGGCGCACACTACTATCAAACTCTGACGGGGTTTAAGTGGCTGACCAATGTCGCGATGCAAAAACAAAGCGATGAGCGGCAGTTCTTATTCGCTTACGAAGAAGCGCTTGGCTATACCATTGGTAAACAGGTATGGGATAAAGATGGGCTCTCGGCGTTGGTCGCTTTTGCTCAGCTCACAGCCGAGCTAAAGAGCCAAGGAAAGAGCATTTGGGATCAATTGGAACAGCTCTATCGCCAACATGGGATGTATCTCAATGCGCAGCGTAGTATCGCACTAGATCCGACATCGCCCCCAATCGGCGACAAACTCCGCGCTCAACCACCGACGATGATTGCTGGAAGAGCAGTTGAAATCAGCGAAGATCTCAAGTCATTAACCAAAACCTTTGCCGATGGCACCACAGAGGTCATCAACCTGCCAGCAAGTGATGTGCTCATTTATCACTTGTCAGGAGGAGCGCGGGTGATCGTGCGTCCGTCAGGTACGGAGCCGAAACTCAAATGCTATTACGAGGTGATTGAACCTTTCTCTGATAGTGATTCGCTTGAACAAGTATTTGAAAAGGCGTCAGAATCGATGAGTATGTTGATTTCAGAGCATCAGCACAGCTTGTTGTGA